The Stomoxys calcitrans chromosome 3, idStoCalc2.1, whole genome shotgun sequence genome includes a region encoding these proteins:
- the LOC106091575 gene encoding CAR1 transcription factor-like: MTAVQTSQPYRNGLTTASVLIENIDDTAIQKVRDLNISEKTEMAFDNFKGQQSRELPLNAKPIRIIKRNCSLPSVISEKLSISNANEANKIANKENFAQNERDLIKSLCEGQSEGVEKLSITSENQDKNGLENIDNSVANDLRNSSGDVKTNCHAISLEVLPSTSNRTKNIDDEPSPVLNCEENYLCFCSPASTSGILSVFEKGYVLGLASEQGVNGEDSDGDDNDLPNYSQSCVYEQRIIDFENFRIIEQVVDSNCEGKHEENNTARCHNGPENNTKSTQNPQRWQEIFQILPETLDIKDKALSKPKEDEQKTPNVQNQVEVPKEPSSSSSVTTADLAIDNNSEKLLSKQQPTNKCHNTEKSIEIKHPIYTNPSINFSCSELVSFIGDSFKLIDSAQALYKNETKECKEFVPRHLAKTKSKEVALPSSSSLGNSPFRRSKRSFPTVAGNRYASNNRSVDDNNNTRRYTGITAAERLMQSLNCEVSRELATAAARKDRREGKAKGNRSNNNASDKNASGTPTKTLLKALKSKLTPLAPPFQPSSTTTTTRAELHDTATKNGEVASSNPPATSYSCSSGSSSSATATYLNYEQTTIYYQQQQLQQQQQMQHQNQQQLLVHSPLSSLMYNFPTTATQQQVSPANLGHHQQQTPFPLGQQQQQHILVPQQQQQHFLPHPHHHHQQHCAQNILAMMGQGVPHIHLPASGPATNSGNFSASTAVVPLGQSLLPGGLTASGHTHILPVHLVSTMAGGDMVSWPMVETAAASSSCGSPAVSATLFMDSNGDLHSICPAHGPPANTLTLASTQPHMTAASIPLASPPSGAVTHALNTTQYPTAAYQQQMLALSNHHHNHLQGPQAPSLQQQHQTITPQASTIALVNGPLRFKATSNCNNFVTTSSSCPVDAATSAHSSTPTPRVVLQLDAGASLPLQISGKRKLIQEIPLQSLTTQQLKREIMDIDVKSKKPTIFNLNINAFYCHDLSYHIS, translated from the coding sequence ATGACTGCTGTACAAACAAGCCAACCATATCGTAATGGTCTAACCACAGCTTCcgttttaatagaaaatatcGATGATACAGCGATACAAAAAGTCAGGGATTTAAATATATCGGAAAAAACTGAAATGGCTTTCGATAACTTTAAGGGACAACAATCTAGAGAGTTGCCACTTAATGCCAAGCCTATACGTATAATTAAAAGAAATTGCAGTCTTCCTAGTGTTATAAGCGAAAAATTATCGATATCCAATGCAAACGAAgcaaacaaaattgcaaataaagaaaattttgcccaaaatgaaagGGATCTGATTAAATCATTATGTGAAGGCCAGAGTGAAGGTGTAGAAAAATTATCGATAACAAGTGAAAATCAAGACAAAAATGGTTTAGAAAACATTGACAATAGCGTGGCTAATGATCTTAGAAATTCCTCAGGTGATGTTAAAACAAATTGCCATGCAATTTCTTTGGAAGTTCTGCCATCTACCAGTAATCGGACTAAAAATATCGATGATGAACCTTCTCCAGTGCTCAATTGTGAAGAGaattatttgtgtttttgttcgCCTGCTTCTACTTCGGGCATTTTGTCTGTCTTCGAAAAAGGCTATGTTCTGGGATTGGCCTCTGAGCAAGGAGTCAATGGGGAGGACAGCGATGGTGATGACAATGATTTGCCAAATTATTCCCAAAGTTGTGTATACGAGCagagaattatcgattttgagAATTTTCGCATTATCGAACAGGTAGTCGATAGTAATTGTGAGGGTAAACATGAGGAAAATAATACAGCAAGGTGTCACAATGGCCCCGAAAATAACACAAAGTCGACACAAAACCCCCAAAGGTGGCAGGAAATCTTTCAAATATTGCCGGAAACTTTGGATATCAAAGATAAGGCATTATCTAAACCTAAAGAAGATGAACAGAAAACCCCAAATGTTCAAAATCAAGTTGAAGTACCTAAAGAGCCAAGCTCTAGTTCTAGTGTGACAACAGCTGATCTAGCTATCGATAACAATTCGGAAAAGTTGTTATCGAAGCAACAGCCTACAAATAAATGCCATAACACTGAAAAATCTATCGAAATTAAACATCCCATCTATACAAATCCTTCCATAAATTTCTCATGCTCCGAACTGGTGTCATTTATCGGTGATAGTTTCAAACTTATCGATAGTGCTCAGGCCTTGTACAAAAATGAAACGAAAGAGTGCAAAGAATTTGTTCCTCGCCATTTGGCTAAAACGAAATCTAAAGAAGTGGCCCTGCCCTCGTCCTCCTCATTGGGAAATTCTCCTTTTCGCCGCTCGAAACGTTCATTTCCTACGGTTGCGGGTAATCGTTATGCGTCGAATAATCGTTCGGTGGACGATAACAATAATACGCGTCGTTATACGGGCATTACAGCCGCGGAACGTCTTATGCAAAGTTTGAATTGTGAAGTGTCCCGCGAGTTGGCTACGGCTGCAGCGCGAAAGGACAGACGTGAGGGCAAAGCCAAGGGCAACCGGAGCAACAACAATGCAAGTGACAAAAATGCCTCTGGCACACCTACAAAAACTTTGCTGAAAGCCTTAAAATCAAAATTGACACCATTGGCACCACCTTTTCAGCCCtcctcaacaacaacaacaacaagggctGAGTTGCATGATACAGCAACGAAAAATGGGGAAGTCGCATCTTCTAATCCACCTGCTACCTCTTACAGCTGCTCCTCCGGCTCCTCCTCCTCAGCAACTGCTACATATTTAAACTATGAGCAGACCACCATATActatcaacagcagcagctacaacagcagcaacaaatgCAGCATCAAAATCAGCAACAATTACTGGTGCATTCGCCACTGAGTAGTTTGATGTATAACTTTCCAACGACAGCGACACAGCAACAGGTGTCACCGGCCAATCTGGGTCATCATCAACAGCAAACACCATTTCCCCTtgggcagcagcagcaacagcatatCCTGGTgccacaacagcagcagcaacacttTTTGCCTCATCCCCATCATCACCATCAGCAGCATTGTGCTCAGAATATTTTGGCCATGATGGGCCAGGGTGTACCACACATACACCTGCCTGCTTCGGGCCCAGCAACAAATAGTGGCAATTTCTCAGCCTCAACTGCTGTTGTGCCCCTGGGTCAATCTCTGCTTCCTGGAGGCTTGACTGCCTCCGGTCACACCCATATTCTGCCGGTTCATTTAGTCTCAACCATGGCAGGTGGTGATATGGTCTCATGGCCTATGGTGGAAACAGCTGCAGCATCTTCGAGTTGTGGCTCGCCTGCTGTCAGTGCTACTCtttttatggactcaaatgGTGACTTACATTCCATTTGTCCTGCCCATGGACCTCCAGCTAACACCTTGACTTTGGCCTCCACTCAACCGCACATGACAGCAGCATCGATTCCTTTGGCCTCACCCCCTAGTGGTGCAGTTACGCATGCCTTAAATACCACACAATATCCCACGGCTGCATATCAACAACAAATGCTGGCTCTCAGCAATCATCACCACAATCATCTTCAGGGACCGCAAGCACCATCCCTTCAACAGCAACATCAGACTATAACACCTCAAGCTTCGACCATTGCTTTGGTCAATGGGCCATTGCGTTTCAAAGCAACATCTAACTGCAATAATTTTGTAACCACATCGTCATCTTGTCCAGTAGATGCAGCAACTTCAGCACACTCCTCGACACCTACACCGC